The genomic region TGTAATTTCCGCCAAAACACGGCTCACAATCTGTTCAGGAACGTCGCTATGCACTTGTACCTCACCGACTGTACGCAGCAATACCCAGTTTATCTTGCCGCCGATAACTTTTTTGTCGTGCAGCAGATAGGAATACAGTTTCGCCGCCGAACAACCGGCGACGCTGAGGGGCAAATGAAACCGGCGGATCGTGTCGCACACCGTCTCGACGACCTCAGGCGCCGCTATCCCCATATATTGACTTACGAGGGCCGCGCCGCGCATACCTATAGCCACAGCCTCGCCGTGATTAAATTGTGCATAGCCTGTTCCCGCTTCAATGGCATGGGCAATGGTATGACCGAAATTTAACACCATGCGCAGCGCCGCTTCCCGCGCGTCCTGCTCCACAATATCCGCCTTGATCCGGCATGACCGGCTGATTATCGTTGCTAAAACAGTATTATCCATGGCCAGAATGGCGTTACTTTTTTCATTAATATAGTGAAAGAAGTCCCGATCGGCAATAAGACCGTATTTAATAACCTCGGCTAAGCCGGCGTACAACTCTCGCCGCGGCAAAGTAGCCAGCACCTTTGGGTCAATTACAACTAACTTCGGCTGGTAAAAGGCGCCAATAAGGTTTTTGCCAAGCGGGTGGTTGATGGCCACTTTCCCGCCCACGCTGGAATCAACCTGCGCCAAAAGTGAGGTCGGCACCTGAATAAAAGGCACGCCGCGCAAATAAGTTGCGGCCACAAAACCGGCCAAATCGCCGACGACGCCCCCACCTAAAGCCACGATAGGGGAGCGCCGGTCCAGCCCTTCCTCAATGGCGACCGTATATAAAGTCATAGCCATTTCATAATCCTTGGCCATCTCGCCTGGTTTCACACAAACAAGGCGCGGCGAAAATCCCGCCTGGCGCAAGGTTTCAACCACTGCAGCACCGTAAATGGCACCCACATTTTCGTCTGAAACCACCAGCGCTTTAGCCGTAAAAGAGAACTGCCGCATCAATTGGCCTAGTTCGGATAAAATTCCGGCGCCAATATAAATATTGTAGCTATCCCTGCCAAGATTTACTTCGACTACGTCCACGCAGATACCCTCCTTGCTGGAGAACGTCGATAATCTCATCCACTACCTGCCACGGCTTCTTGGCCGTTGTATCAATCGTAAAATCGGCCGCGGCCTGATACAACCGCCGCCGCTCCGCAAGCAGCTCGGCAATCGCATCCCGCGGATTGGGACGATCCAAAAGGGGGCGACTACCACGCCGGCGCGAAGTTCGCTCAAAAATAACATCAGGCGAAGCTGTCAGCCAAATAACCACGCCCTGCTGTTTCAGACAAATAATATTATCCGGATTTAAAACTGCGCCGCCTCCAGTAGCGATAACCGTATTCGTGTAGCGCGCGACTTTGGCGATAGTCGCTCTTTCCCGCTGACGAAAGTATGCTTCGCCATAAGTGTGAAAGATCTCGCTAATGGTCATTCCCTGCTCAAGCTCGATTTTTTTATCGATGTCGACAAACACCCGGCGCAGACGCTGAGCAAGCAATCGCCCCGTGCAAGTCTTGCCGGTACCCATAAAACCAATCAAAACGATATTCTTCACACAATCACCTTATGCGTCGCCGGTAGTAGTCAATTGCGGCCTGCAAATCACCCCAGGCGTCGCCCCCAAACTTTTCCAATAGCGCTTCGGCCAACACCCAGGCTACTACGGCTTCGCCAACAACCGCCGCGGCCGGCACGGCGCAGACATCACTGCGTTCCCGCGCCGCAGCCGCTGCTTGTTTGGTGCGTATGTCCACGGAAGCAAGCGGTCGCATCAGCGTGGGAATAGGCTTCATTACCGCCCGTATGATGATGTTCTCGCCATTACTGATACCGCCTTCCATTCCACCGGCGTTATTAGACCTGCGATAATAGCCCCGCTCAGCTTCATAGAAAATTTCGTCATGAGCCTGGCTGCCGGGCAAGGCCGCATAAGCAAAGCCGGCACCAACTTCCACGCCCTTGATAGCGGGAATGGACATCAACGCCCCGGCCAAACGGGCATCTAAGCGGCGGTCCCAATGAACATGACTGCCTAAACCGGGAAAAACGCCAAAAGCAATAATTTCAAAAATCCCGCCAAGCGTGTCTCCCTCCTGTCCGGCCCGCTCAATGGCTTCTTTCATCCGCTCTTCAGCATCCGCATCAAGACAGTTTAACGCCGAAGACTGAAGACGACTAGCCCATGCCGCCACATCGCCCGTCCGTATTTCGTCCGCCGCGGCCCAAATGCCGCCGATGTTCGTCACATGCGAAATTACCGTAATACCGACGGCCCGTAACAACTGTTTGGCCACCGCCCCTACGGCCACCCGCGCCGCCGTCTCCCTGGCGCTTGCTCTTTCCAGAATATCACGTATATCCTCGCGTGCGTACTTTATAGTCCCAGGCAGGTCGGCATGCCCCGGCCGGGCGGCGGTTACCGGCTGAGTGTCGCTCCCGGCCACAGGGTCCATTCGCTGTCGCCAGTTCTCCCAGTCGCGGTTGCGGATGACCAGTGTCACCGGACTGCCAATAGTGACGCCAAACCGCACGCCGGATAAAATTTCCACCTGATCCCGCTCAATCTGCATGCGGCCGCCGCGGCCGTACCCGCGCTGGCGCCGCGCCAATTCACCGTTAACTTGTGCAACATCAAGGGGCATGCCGGCCGGCAATCCCTCAATGATCGCTGTCAGGGCCGGACCATGCGACTCGCCGGCCGTCAAAAATCGTAACATACTATCACCTCTGCTTGGCCGCAGCCTGGGGCTGCGGTGCCACACTATAACTGAAAATAAGGACGGATAATTTGCTTTCAAGTTGTCCTGCCCGGGACTGCATAGTCATATTGACGACCGAATTAAACCGCGCAGCGCCTTCAAGCTTGCTCAGAAAAGTGAGCATTTGAAAGTAATTGCCTCTCACTAGTATCTCAACAGGAATCTGCCGGTATCCATTTTTATTGGCCGGTACGCCAGGTTGGACATGCAGCAGCTGCACGCCGCTCTCCCTGCTTACTCGCTCAACTTCTAGCAAAAAGCCGCCTACATCCGGCTCATTGGGTAGGATCTTTTCCGCTTCACTCAGTTTAGTACCAAGTTCGGCCAAGTACCGATCAGCATCGGGATGAGCCAGCGCAAAAGTTTCCAGCTGTTCCACTTTTGCCCGCACCAGACGGTACTCTGCCGCCAGCTCGGCCCGCCTGGCCTGCTGCGGCCAAAAAACAAAAACGCCAAATAGCCAAAGCATTGCAAAGACGGTTACGATAAAGAGGGCAATCTTATATTTGTTCGCCATCTTGTCCAACCTGTCCACACTCATAACCCCTTAACTTTTACCGTCAATTCGAACCGCGTAACGGTACGGGCGCCGTCCCGCTCGGCTTTGACCAGGACAGGCTCAGCAAAAATGTCGTCCTGCTCTAGTTTTTTTACATAAGCCGCTAAATCGGGGTAAGCCGCGGCCATTCCTTTGAGGCGCACGGCGCCGTTTTCCGCCGCCGCCACTTCGGTAAGCCATACCTGGGGCGGCGTCACTATCCCTAAACGAGCCACCAGCGCATACCAAGACTGACGCTCCCGGGTCAGCGCAACCAGAATATTATTCTTCGCATCAAGTCGTTGTTGTTTTGTTTGCGCGTCGATCATCTTCGCCTGGAGCGGTCTAAGGAGTTCGAGCTGATTGCGCGTTTGCGCGATAGCCACTTCCAGTTCCCGGATTTGATACCAGCTGTAGCCGTATAAGCATACGCAAACGAAAACAACTACCATGCCGGCGGCCGCAAACATCCGGCTCAGTGGCCATTTCGGGCGACGCTCGGCAGGCGGCAGCAGATTTATCTGGATCATAGCCCACCTCCCCGCATGGCCAAACCGACCGCTACCGCAAGCTGGGCAAAGTTTTCTTGCAAATAATTTTGGTCAATCGCTTCGGCTACTTGCAGCTGGGGCATAAACGTCTGCGGACTGACAGGCAAACCCAGTTGCGCCGCCAGATGGTAAGACAAATTATCCAGTTTTGCACCTCCGCCGCACAACAGGACTTTATCAAGCCGCGCTTCTTTGTTTTGCATCTGGTAGTATTCCGCGGTGCGTAGCACCTCTCTAATTAAGTCGTTAACGACCAATTCCAACTGCCGATGTAAGTGCGATTGTTCCCCTTCCTGATCTGGCCGCTGCAACAGAGCCTTCTGCCGCCTTTTAAACAGCTCCGCTTCGCCGATCTCCAGGTCGAGCGTGCTGGCCACTACCTCGGTAAACCGCCTGCCGCCGACAGCGATAGCCCGCGTTACAGCCAGGCTGCCCTGCTGAAACACCGATACTTGGGACAACTGGCAGCCGATATCGATGACCAGTGCATTTTCCGCCTCCGCCAAAGTGCGGTACAAAGCCAGCGGTTCAATATCTATCGCGACCGGCCTTAAACCCAATTCTTTAGCTACCGCGGTAATACTATCCACGATTGGCCGGGGCACCGCCACCAAGAGGACCTTTATTTCCCGCTCGTTCTTGCCCGGCCCGACAACGGCGAAATCATAGTAATAACTATCCGGCTCGTATGGCACATATTTCTCGATATCCCATTTAATTGCTTCGCGCAATTCTTCCTCAGTCATGGTCGGAAACAGCATTTCGCGGACATAAATGGACTTGCCGCCAACGGCAAACACCGCATCGCGCCCGCGGGCGCCGCTTACGGCGAGCAATTGGCGGAGCGTCTGGGTCAGCATGGCGCTGTCGTTAATGTATCCATTCTCCATAATGCCGTCCGGTAGGTCAACCATGCCTACAGCCATTACCAGCGGCTGCCCCCGCCGGCAGACAACTTCCGCCAGTTTGGCGGCGCCTGTGCCGATATCAATGCCTAACAAACGGTCCGTTTTACGGGCAAATAACCGCTCTAGTTTTTTCCACATAGCTTTTCCCTTAGTCGCGATGGGGGTGGGCTTTAACAATTGTAATCGCGTGCGAAATAGCAGTGACGATATCGACATAAAACTGCTGCTCCAGGGTCTTGATACGCGTGAAGGTCTCACCCTTATTGGTTACTACATAGCGGGGCGGCAAAAAGTTAAGCGCCAGAGCAGCAATATCATACCGGCATTTTTCACATTTGCACAGATCAGGCTGGGCAGCGAGTACGTTATCTAACTGCTGCCACACTAGTTTTTCCATATAATTTTTCAGTTCCAAAACCATCCCCCCCATTTCTATTCTTTCACTTGAAAAGGTTTGTAAGAAATTACCTGGAAAAACTGTGCATCACCTGTTACCGGAAAATTAAAATGCCCCATCAGCGTTTTGTTATAAGTAACGGTAGTGGCCTTGCTGCCGCCGCCATGGACAATAATTTCCTCTTTGGCGATGGCTGAACCGGTCAGCTCTACATCGGAATGAAGATTGATATTTCCACCTGCCGATATGAGAACCACATTCTTTAAAATAGAGCCATTATTTACATCGATATTGCCCAAAGCAATGATAAGAAAAGCGCTGCTATCGCCGCCAATTACTGTTCCATTCTTAATATCTATGTCGCCAGTTGCAAAAATCGTAGCATCGCCTTGAATGGATCCCCAACCGCTGTCAATGGTAAGTTGCGAACCCATATAATAATACTTACCACGGTAATTGCCTGCAGACAAGGTTCGACCCCATGGCAAAACTTGCGCGCCTTGTTTATAATCAGCAGCGTTAAAGGCGGGGAACGGTATTTCCGGCGCGTTAGTTATCGCAGGCGGAGTTCCCAAGGTAGCGCCATGGTCGGTAAATGCACCGTGCACTTCCACTTTGCCGCTGATGTATGAACCGTTCTTAAGCTCCATGCCGTTGTTGGAATGGATCGCTCCTATCACCCGGGCCTTATTGTGAACCACCATATTACTACCGGCAAAGACAGAATAATCGTATACCGAACCATTCCCCGAGTTAGAAGGCAAATTAACATCCAGCACCACCTGCCGCCTAGCCCGGTTTACCTGCCCGGTAGAAACAACTTTTTTTTGGCTGCTTGTTTCGCCAGGACGGACAATAACGGTAAAACTGCCATTACCCTGCTTTTCCGTCAGACCACCGGCGCCCGGATCCCAGGCGCTATTATTATATAATTCAATTAAGGCGCGCTTTACTCCTGCCTCGGCCAGATACTGAGCGGCGATACCGTCGCGAAAATTAGCCGCCGTAGACGTTTCCGTCATCCCAAGCCCAACATAGGCTGCTCCAAGTACGGCGAGAATCAGCATCACCACAATGGCAAGGATCGCCGCCGACCCTTTCTGACCTTTCAGGTAACGTCGCAATTGGGTACGCATTCAATTTCCTCCCCTGTGGCTACTCGGGGATGTTCAGACAAGTAACGGCAGTTGTAAATTGGGCTACTCCGCCCCACGGATCCGTTGCTTGTATTTTTATTGTGATAAACCGGGGGCGTTCGACCGTAAAATCCAACAATGAAATGTTATTTTCGGAAACGGGATTATCGACTGCTCCCCGCCTGCGATATAACGTATGTAAATTAGCGCCGGCGGTTGTGCCTAAACCAAAAGTAACCGTTTCGCCGTCAGCGTTAATAAACGTAATGTGGTCGACACTTCCCGTTGTTGCCGCATCGGGGTAAATAATCTGTCTGGCATACCGCAGTTCGCGCACCATGGTATCGACCGCAGTCCGGGTAGCCTGGTGAAGTTCAATATGTTCAGTACCGGCACGGGCCGATAACAACAAGCCTGACAGCAAGTTGGCGACAGCGCTCAGTACCACAACGGCAAGTGCCAGCCCTACGATCAGCTCTACATAAGTAAATCCGCCCTCATTAAACCGTCGTCCGCGCATCTTAATCAACCGCCCTATATTCCCGGGTACTGCGGAATTTCTTCCAGCAAATTGGTATGAAGCTCTAAACTGTTGGTCCGGCCGTTATTTTGCCACTCAACGGTAACGCTGGCCTTATACAGTTTTCCTTTGGCGTAAGCGTGATCCGTATCAGGCGTTTTCGACCATATTACTTTGTAATCCCGGTTATTGCGTTTCACCGTATACTCGGTAGACTCAAATTTGCGCCCGGCTTTGAGCTTCTCCAGCGTCTCTTGCGCCACATACGCGGCCGTGGCATATTCTTCCGCGCTGATGCCGGACCGGGTTGCCTGAACAAACATACTGGCAATTGCCAAAAGGGCCACGGTAATAATGACGATAGCGACAACTACTTCGAGCATCAAAAAACCCCGTTGATTGAACCAAGCGCGCAGCAGCGGCAGCCTCCGGCTATTCGGCGCCAGCTGTATCGTCGACGCGAACCCGCCCGGTGATTGGGGCAATTTTGACATATTTATAGCCCCCTTTCGTGCTTTGCAGCAAGATGGACGTTCCGTTAAGCGGCACGCCGAGAGAACCAAACTTCAGCTGCTGCGGCGGGCTGACAATCAAAACCGATGCCGGCAGCACGACTCGTTTGAACGTATCCTCGGGCATGGGATTTAATGGATCGGTAGCGTTATACCAGGTAATGCGGTATTCGTTAGGCTGGATAAACATTTTATAATCGGCTTTGTTATCAGGGTCATTGATTGAAAGCTGCTGGAGATAGCGAATGTCAGCCGCCAGATTGCGGGCGGCATAGTTAAGTTCATGGGCGGCCAAGAAATTGCCAATCGCCGGCATGGCAAGAGTAGCGGCAATCCCGAGGATGGCAACTGCGATAACGGTTTCAATGAACGTAAAACCTCGCTGCACTATTTCACCTCATAAAATGCTGAAAGTACCATCGCAGGATCTGCCAGCCGTAGAGACCGGCAAAAAAAGCGCCAAGGGCGAGAAAAGGGCCGAAAGGAATAAAATCCTTGCGGCCTTTGCGTTTCAATGTCAGCAGCACGATGCCGCCGACGCCGCCCAGCAAGAACGACAGGAATAAAGCCAGCAGCGTCAGTTTCCAGCCCAGCCACAAGCCCAGGCAAGCGGCAAATTTAATATCCCCGCCACCCATGCCACCGCGGCTTGCGATGGCAATCACAAGCAGCAGACCGCCGCCGAGCAGGCTGCCGGCAATCATGTCGGTAAGACCGGTAAAACCTAAACCAAGATTTATGAAAACACCAGCTCCCCCCAGCCAGATAAGCACTTTGTCGAGGATAAGCTGGTGGTCGTAGTCGATGAAGGCAACAACAATGAGAAATGAAATAAAAATAAGGGCTTTAATTAATTCCGGGCCTAACCCGGTTACTTGAAAACACCATGTAAATAAAAAAGCAGTCAAAAGTTCCACCAGAAGGTACCGCAACGAAAAAGCTGCGCCGCAATACCGACAGCGCCCGCGCAAGGCAATATAACTAATTACGGGAATTAAATCCCAGAATTTTAGGCGCGTGCCGCAAGCGAAACAATGTGAAGGCGGAGTAACGATGGATGCGCCTAGCGGCAGGCGGTAGATGCAGACATTGAGGAAACTGCCGATAATAAGACCAAGGATAAAAATAAACAAGGTAAACAAAGGCGTTTCTCCTTAACGCAAAATAGGGAGCCAAGGCGGCATAAGGCCGCCTTGGTGTAGAATTTTTCTTATGGCCAGTCTGTGCTGTCGGAATAGTAGTATCCAATTCCAGTAATAGTAACATATGCCCTCTTGTAATTCGGCGAACTAGCATCTTCATTTAAATCATATTCTTGTTTTACATCAAATCCTTTATATTTTTTAGGTGGCGCAGGTACCCCTGCCAAAAGTTTGGCCGACACCAAATTATTAATCGTAGCTGGATAACTTCCGTTTTGAGCATAGTACATAGCAACAGCGCTGTCGATAGTCCGTAAGTCAGCCTTCATTTTGGCTAAGTTAGCGCTATCAGCTGTAGTCGTAAAGCGTGGAATAGCTATTGCTGCCAATATTCCTATTATAGCAACTACTACCATTAGCTCGACCAGCGTGAAGCCCTTTTGCCCTTTCATGGCCTTTCTCATGTTTCTCAGCATGAATTTCACCTCCTTTCCATGTTATAAAGTGCGATTGAAATTGGTCATGACATCAAAGAGCGGCAATACGACGG from Thermosinus carboxydivorans Nor1 harbors:
- a CDS encoding PilW family protein; protein product: MRGRRFNEGGFTYVELIVGLALAVVVLSAVANLLSGLLLSARAGTEHIELHQATRTAVDTMVRELRYARQIIYPDAATTGSVDHITFINADGETVTFGLGTTAGANLHTLYRRRGAVDNPVSENNISLLDFTVERPRFITIKIQATDPWGGVAQFTTAVTCLNIPE
- a CDS encoding pilus assembly PilX N-terminal domain-containing protein, whose product is MRTQLRRYLKGQKGSAAILAIVVMLILAVLGAAYVGLGMTETSTAANFRDGIAAQYLAEAGVKRALIELYNNSAWDPGAGGLTEKQGNGSFTVIVRPGETSSQKKVVSTGQVNRARRQVVLDVNLPSNSGNGSVYDYSVFAGSNMVVHNKARVIGAIHSNNGMELKNGSYISGKVEVHGAFTDHGATLGTPPAITNAPEIPFPAFNAADYKQGAQVLPWGRTLSAGNYRGKYYYMGSQLTIDSGWGSIQGDATIFATGDIDIKNGTVIGGDSSAFLIIALGNIDVNNGSILKNVVLISAGGNINLHSDVELTGSAIAKEEIIVHGGGSKATTVTYNKTLMGHFNFPVTGDAQFFQVISYKPFQVKE
- a CDS encoding type IV pilus inner membrane component PilO translates to MDRLDKMANKYKIALFIVTVFAMLWLFGVFVFWPQQARRAELAAEYRLVRAKVEQLETFALAHPDADRYLAELGTKLSEAEKILPNEPDVGGFLLEVERVSRESGVQLLHVQPGVPANKNGYRQIPVEILVRGNYFQMLTFLSKLEGAARFNSVVNMTMQSRAGQLESKLSVLIFSYSVAPQPQAAAKQR
- the aroB gene encoding 3-dehydroquinate synthase; this translates as MDVVEVNLGRDSYNIYIGAGILSELGQLMRQFSFTAKALVVSDENVGAIYGAAVVETLRQAGFSPRLVCVKPGEMAKDYEMAMTLYTVAIEEGLDRRSPIVALGGGVVGDLAGFVAATYLRGVPFIQVPTSLLAQVDSSVGGKVAINHPLGKNLIGAFYQPKLVVIDPKVLATLPRRELYAGLAEVIKYGLIADRDFFHYINEKSNAILAMDNTVLATIISRSCRIKADIVEQDAREAALRMVLNFGHTIAHAIEAGTGYAQFNHGEAVAIGMRGAALVSQYMGIAAPEVVETVCDTIRRFHLPLSVAGCSAAKLYSYLLHDKKVIGGKINWVLLRTVGEVQVHSDVPEQIVSRVLAEIT
- a CDS encoding PilN domain-containing protein; the encoded protein is MIQINLLPPAERRPKWPLSRMFAAAGMVVVFVCVCLYGYSWYQIRELEVAIAQTRNQLELLRPLQAKMIDAQTKQQRLDAKNNILVALTRERQSWYALVARLGIVTPPQVWLTEVAAAENGAVRLKGMAAAYPDLAAYVKKLEQDDIFAEPVLVKAERDGARTVTRFELTVKVKGL
- a CDS encoding prepilin peptidase translates to MFTLFIFILGLIIGSFLNVCIYRLPLGASIVTPPSHCFACGTRLKFWDLIPVISYIALRGRCRYCGAAFSLRYLLVELLTAFLFTWCFQVTGLGPELIKALIFISFLIVVAFIDYDHQLILDKVLIWLGGAGVFINLGLGFTGLTDMIAGSLLGGGLLLVIAIASRGGMGGGDIKFAACLGLWLGWKLTLLALFLSFLLGGVGGIVLLTLKRKGRKDFIPFGPFLALGAFFAGLYGWQILRWYFQHFMR
- a CDS encoding late competence development ComFB family protein, translated to MVLELKNYMEKLVWQQLDNVLAAQPDLCKCEKCRYDIAALALNFLPPRYVVTNKGETFTRIKTLEQQFYVDIVTAISHAITIVKAHPHRD
- the pilM gene encoding type IV pilus assembly protein PilM produces the protein MWKKLERLFARKTDRLLGIDIGTGAAKLAEVVCRRGQPLVMAVGMVDLPDGIMENGYINDSAMLTQTLRQLLAVSGARGRDAVFAVGGKSIYVREMLFPTMTEEELREAIKWDIEKYVPYEPDSYYYDFAVVGPGKNEREIKVLLVAVPRPIVDSITAVAKELGLRPVAIDIEPLALYRTLAEAENALVIDIGCQLSQVSVFQQGSLAVTRAIAVGGRRFTEVVASTLDLEIGEAELFKRRQKALLQRPDQEGEQSHLHRQLELVVNDLIREVLRTAEYYQMQNKEARLDKVLLCGGGAKLDNLSYHLAAQLGLPVSPQTFMPQLQVAEAIDQNYLQENFAQLAVAVGLAMRGGGL
- a CDS encoding prepilin-type N-terminal cleavage/methylation domain-containing protein — protein: MQRGFTFIETVIAVAILGIAATLAMPAIGNFLAAHELNYAARNLAADIRYLQQLSINDPDNKADYKMFIQPNEYRITWYNATDPLNPMPEDTFKRVVLPASVLIVSPPQQLKFGSLGVPLNGTSILLQSTKGGYKYVKIAPITGRVRVDDTAGAE
- a CDS encoding shikimate kinase, producing the protein MKNIVLIGFMGTGKTCTGRLLAQRLRRVFVDIDKKIELEQGMTISEIFHTYGEAYFRQRERATIAKVARYTNTVIATGGGAVLNPDNIICLKQQGVVIWLTASPDVIFERTSRRRGSRPLLDRPNPRDAIAELLAERRRLYQAAADFTIDTTAKKPWQVVDEIIDVLQQGGYLRGRSRSKSWQG
- the aroC gene encoding chorismate synthase; the protein is MLRFLTAGESHGPALTAIIEGLPAGMPLDVAQVNGELARRQRGYGRGGRMQIERDQVEILSGVRFGVTIGSPVTLVIRNRDWENWRQRMDPVAGSDTQPVTAARPGHADLPGTIKYAREDIRDILERASARETAARVAVGAVAKQLLRAVGITVISHVTNIGGIWAAADEIRTGDVAAWASRLQSSALNCLDADAEERMKEAIERAGQEGDTLGGIFEIIAFGVFPGLGSHVHWDRRLDARLAGALMSIPAIKGVEVGAGFAYAALPGSQAHDEIFYEAERGYYRRSNNAGGMEGGISNGENIIIRAVMKPIPTLMRPLASVDIRTKQAAAAARERSDVCAVPAAAVVGEAVVAWVLAEALLEKFGGDAWGDLQAAIDYYRRRIR
- a CDS encoding type IV pilus modification PilV family protein, coding for MSKLPQSPGGFASTIQLAPNSRRLPLLRAWFNQRGFLMLEVVVAIVIITVALLAIASMFVQATRSGISAEEYATAAYVAQETLEKLKAGRKFESTEYTVKRNNRDYKVIWSKTPDTDHAYAKGKLYKASVTVEWQNNGRTNSLELHTNLLEEIPQYPGI